A section of the Malania oleifera isolate guangnan ecotype guangnan chromosome 2, ASM2987363v1, whole genome shotgun sequence genome encodes:
- the LOC131147751 gene encoding probable serine/threonine-protein kinase WNK4 — translation MYRVQSQAEHALQDADSEFNYVETDPSGRYGRLEDVLGKGATKIVYRAIDEVQGMEVAWNQVKLNHVLRTPEEVQRLYSEVHLLSTLSHESIIQFYTSWIDPHRKTFNFITEMFTSGTLREYRKRYRRVDIRAIKRWARQILRGLVYLHGHDPPVIHRDIKCDNIFVNGHLGQVKIGDLGLAAILRGSQSAHSVIGTPEFMAPELYEEDYNELVDVYSFGMCVLEMLTAEYPYSECTNPAQIYKKVTSGKLPASLHLINDSEALRFIRKCLEPVSKRVPAKDLLLDPFLASDEVELVLPIAKLESHQKPFLNELGIEKLQISDDPPRTNMTITGKLNPEDDTIFLKVQIADKEGSVRNVYFPFDIVTDTPLDVATEMVKELDIIDWEPLEIADMIDGEISALVPNWKKRELPHHDLYHTFNYHEDDDGPHHPPHTFSSRSSSQASLLGFATAQRTDEMTHGNSWLQDDLFDDTSSQSSVRSGKYSSLNYNSGNEHEPDISLTKKDLLAVPKTQMSTRFCPEENHCCSVRSLAQTCCNQCRSLPESQGALSSKDKRVMDNRRLTRNRSFVDMRSQLLHRSLVEEVHKRRLFKTVGAVENIGFQSPYEASKKMSQPFGGSSSMRNMKDDMAKGQRHHRRV, via the exons aTGTACAGAGTTCAATCACAAGCGGAGCACGCCCTGCAGGATGCAGACTCAGAGTTTAATTATGTGGAAACGGACCCCTCTGGTCGCTACGGTCGT TTAGAAGATGTTCTGGGAAAAGGGGCGACGAAAATAGTGTACAGGGCAATAGATGAAGTGCAGGGGATGGAGGTGGCGTGGAACCAAGTGAAGCTAAACCATGTTCTGCGAACCCCAGAGGAAGTGCAGCGGTTGTACTCGGAGGTACACCTCCTCAGCACCCTTAGCCATGAATCTATCATCCAGTTCTACACCTCCTGGATCGACCCTCATCGCAAAACCTTCAACTTCATCACTGAAATGTTCACTTCTGGCACTCTCCGAGA GTACAGGAAGAGGTATAGGAGGGTGGACATCAGAGCCATAAAGAGGTGGGCCCGGCAGATCCTACGGGGGCTGGTTTATCTGCACGGCCATGACCCGCCGGTGATCCACCGGGACATCAAGTGCGACAACATCTTCGTCAACGGTCATCTCGGACAAGTGAAGATCGGTGATCTAGGCCTTGCCGCCATCCTGCGCGGCTCCCAATCTGCTCACAGTGTTATAG gcaCCCCAGAGTTCATGGCACCAGAACTATATGAGGAAGATTACAATGAGCTGGTTGATGTCTACTCATTTGGTATGTGTGTTCTGGAGATGCTTACTGCTGAATACCCTTACAGCGAATGCACCAACCCAGCTCAAATCTACAAGAAAGTGACTTCT GGAAAACTTCCGGCATCACTACATCTGATTAATGACTCGGAAGCACTAAGATTCATTAGAAAATGCTTGGAGCCTGTTTCAAAGAGAGTACCTGCAAAAGACTTATTGCTTGACCCATTTCTTGCATCTGATGAAGTGGAATTAGTTTTGCCTATAGCAAAGCTTGAAAGTCATCAAAAACCATTTTTAAATGAATTGGGCATAGAAAAACTGCAAATTAGTGATGACCCACCAAGGACCAACATGACAATTACAGGAAAATTGAATCCTGAGGATGATACCATCTTCCTTAAAGTTCAAATTGCTGATAAAGAag GTTCTGTCAGGAATGTATACTTCCCCTTTGACATTGTAACAGACACTCCTTTAGATGTGGCAACTGAAATGGTGAAAGAATTGGACATCATTGATTGGGAGCCGCTTGAAATTGCAGACATGATTGACGGAGAGATCTCTGCTCTTGTACCAAATTGGAAGAAACGGGAACTTCCTCACCATGATCTGTACCACACATTTAACTACCACGAAGATGATGATGGCCCACACCATCCTCCCCACACTTTCTCCTCTCGTTCATCATCTCAAGCTTCACTTTTGGGTTTTGCCACCGCTCAGAGGACAGATGAAATGACTCATGGCAATAGTTGGCTCCAAG ATGATTTGTTTGACGATACAAGCTCACAGAGCTCGGTACGCTCCGGAAAATATTCCAGCTTGAATTATAATTCCGGGAATGAGCATGAACCTGATATAAGCCTTACAAAAAAAGATCTTCTCGCTGTCCCAAAAACCCAGATGTCCACAAGGTTTTGTCCTGAAGAAAATCATTGCTGTAGTGTGAGGTCCTTGGCTCAAACTTGCTGTAACCAATGCAGATCTTTGCCGGAGTCTCAGGGAGCTTTAAGTTCCAAAGACAAGCGAGTAATGGACAACCGAAGATTAACGAGGAACCGATCATTTGTGGATATGCGAAGCCAACTGCTTCATCGGTCCCTGGTAGAGGAGGTGCATAAAAGACGGTTATTTAAGACGGTTGGAGCAGTAGAAAATATCGGGTTTCAATCACCTTATGAGGCGTCAAAAAAGATGTCGCAGCCCTTTGGTGGTTCCTCCTCAATGAGAAACATGAAAGATGATATGGCGAAGGGGCAAAGACATCATAGAAGGGTTTAA